TGGCTGGCCGGGGTGGCGCTGGCCTGGGCCTGCACAGCGGCCTGTCCCGGGGCGCCCGGGACCTGTGCACTGGGAATGCTGCCCGGGGCAGCGCCCGGAACACTCTGTGCGGCAGCCGGGGCCGACGTGGTCGTCGGTGCCGGGGTCGGAGCAGCCTTTTCACGGCTCCACTCCATCCACAGCAGCACGGCCACCATCAGCCAGGCAAAAATGAGGAATACGCGGGTCTGGTTCATCAGCGGACAGGCTCGGCGGGGCCGGGACGCGATGCCGGCTCGGTCAAAGAAGGAGTTGCGATGCCATCAGGCGGCGGCATTGTGCCGTCCACGCCCGGCGCGGGCAATGCACGCAGGCGACGCAGCAGGCGCAGGAAGGCCTGGCGGATCTCGTCGTTGCTGGCGGAACGCGCAGCACTACGAGCCACGACGACGAAGTCGCCTGGCTGGATGTCGGTACGTGTCTGACGCAGGATGTCGCGCAGGACGCGCTTGATCCGGTTACGCCCAACGGCGTTCGG
This portion of the Stenotrophomonas sp. WZN-1 genome encodes:
- the rnpA gene encoding ribonuclease P protein component, with protein sequence MPHPAADAIPSTVNTADPRKRFPRSARVRTRAEYSTVFNGARRVSDPLMTLHWLPADRPARLGLAVSRKVDPNAVGRNRIKRVLRDILRQTRTDIQPGDFVVVARSAARSASNDEIRQAFLRLLRRLRALPAPGVDGTMPPPDGIATPSLTEPASRPGPAEPVR